From Methanocalculus natronophilus:
ACTTTACTAGTAAAGAAAACAATCAGAATTATTTGGAAATACACCATTTGGTTCCTAGAGAGTTTTCAAATGAATTTCAACATTCCATTGAAATTATCGATAATTATGTCGCATTATGCCCTCATTGCCATAAAATGTTACATTACGCGAATGATAGAGAGCGATACAGTGCATTAAAATACTTATTCAAT
This genomic window contains:
- a CDS encoding HNH endonuclease, encoding MEIHHLVPREFSNEFQHSIEIIDNYVALCPHCHKMLHYANDRERYSALKYLFNKREVKLKNKDISLTVNEIKSYYNVNNL